A section of the Pseudomonas prosekii genome encodes:
- a CDS encoding sigma-54 dependent transcriptional regulator: MIEAPALRRLLVVDPCDDCHRLLPGLRSVGWDVDSCTLENAAARSCDVGLLRLQPYHLDRPDAVKELISRSGTEWIAVLNQEVLRLQNVGDFVCEWFFDFHTLPFDVSRVQVTLGRAFGMARLRGQGTIHVNQPEHELLGDSKPIRELRKLLSKLAPTESPVLIRGESGTGKELVARTLHRQSQRHNRPFVAINCGAIPEHLIQSELFGHEKGAFTGAHQRKVGRIEAANGGTLFLDEIGDLPLELQANLLRFLQEKHIERVGGSQPIPVDVRVLAATHVDLEAAIEKKRFREDLYYRLNVLQVVTAPLRERHGDLSMLANHFSHFYSHETGRRPRSFSEDALIAMGKHDWPGNVRELANRVRRGLVLAEGRQIEARDLGLMSQQSIAAPMGTLEDYKTRAERQALCDVLNRHSDNLSVAARVLGVSRPTFYRLLHKHQIR; encoded by the coding sequence ATGATCGAAGCGCCTGCCTTAAGACGTCTATTAGTGGTTGATCCTTGTGACGATTGCCATCGTCTTTTACCCGGTTTGCGCTCCGTTGGGTGGGATGTCGATAGCTGTACGCTGGAAAACGCCGCCGCGCGAAGTTGCGATGTCGGCCTCTTGCGATTGCAGCCTTATCATCTGGACCGTCCCGACGCCGTCAAGGAACTGATCAGTCGTAGCGGCACCGAATGGATCGCCGTACTTAATCAGGAAGTCCTGCGTTTGCAGAACGTCGGGGACTTTGTCTGCGAGTGGTTTTTCGATTTTCACACGTTACCGTTCGACGTCTCGCGGGTGCAGGTCACTCTTGGGCGCGCGTTCGGCATGGCGCGTTTGCGCGGGCAGGGCACGATCCACGTCAACCAGCCGGAACATGAATTGCTCGGTGACAGCAAGCCGATTCGCGAGCTGCGCAAGTTGCTGAGCAAATTGGCGCCGACCGAATCGCCAGTGCTGATCCGCGGCGAAAGCGGCACCGGCAAAGAACTGGTCGCGCGCACGCTGCACCGCCAATCCCAGCGCCACAACCGGCCCTTCGTGGCGATCAATTGCGGGGCGATTCCCGAACACCTGATTCAATCCGAACTGTTTGGCCACGAAAAAGGCGCCTTTACCGGCGCCCATCAACGCAAGGTCGGGCGGATCGAAGCGGCCAACGGCGGCACATTGTTCCTCGATGAAATCGGCGATTTGCCGCTGGAGTTGCAAGCCAATCTGCTGCGTTTTCTCCAGGAAAAACACATCGAGCGCGTCGGCGGCAGTCAGCCGATTCCGGTGGATGTGCGCGTATTGGCGGCAACCCACGTCGACCTCGAAGCGGCGATCGAAAAGAAGCGCTTTCGCGAAGATCTGTATTACCGCCTCAACGTCCTGCAAGTCGTCACCGCGCCGTTGCGCGAACGGCACGGCGATCTGTCGATGCTGGCCAACCACTTTTCGCACTTCTACAGCCATGAAACCGGGCGCCGACCGCGCAGTTTCAGCGAAGACGCGCTGATTGCCATGGGCAAACACGACTGGCCCGGCAACGTGCGCGAGTTGGCCAACCGGGTGCGGCGTGGTTTGGTATTGGCTGAAGGACGGCAGATCGAGGCCCGCGACTTGGGGCTGATGAGCCAGCAAAGTATCGCTGCGCCGATGGGGACGCTGGAAGACTACAAAACCCGCGCCGAGCGCCAGGCGTTATGCGATGTGTTGAACCGTCACAGTGACAACTTGAGTGTTGCGGCAAGAGTGCTGGGAGTGTCGCGGCCAACGTTCTACCGGTTGTTGCACAAACACCAGATTCGCTGA
- a CDS encoding transporter: MYRSVSLRAVICLSTLFPAVMVQAATDPDIETLKQELLELKQRYEVQQKALAVLEQRVRQVEDQPATPQPKRLAKSPADMKGNQRVATGTGAAAASGGAAGGGGASYGQSLADDSQPAQSVSNLYDEASGFFGGGKFSFETGVTYARYDTRQLILNGFLALDSIFLGNINLDRIKADTWTLDLTGRYNFNNRWQFDINAPVVYRESTYQSGGANEGAAGVTSEETVTKDPTLGDVNFGVAYKFLDESVNTPDAVVTLRVKAPTGKEPFGIKLRQAQSNTNLFVPDDLPTGNGVWSITPGISLVKTFDPAVLFGTLSYTHNLEESFDDISSTVNQKTPGKVRIGDSFQIGAGVAFALNEKMSMSFSVSDLIQKKSKLKQDGGDWQSVVSSDANAGYFNVGMTIAATDNLTIVPNLSIGMTDDAPDFQFSLKFPYYF; this comes from the coding sequence ATGTATCGATCAGTATCACTGCGTGCAGTTATTTGTTTGAGCACTCTTTTCCCGGCGGTCATGGTGCAGGCAGCGACCGACCCCGACATAGAGACCTTGAAACAGGAACTTCTGGAGCTGAAGCAACGATACGAAGTACAACAAAAAGCATTAGCGGTACTCGAACAAAGGGTTCGCCAGGTTGAAGATCAACCGGCGACACCACAGCCTAAACGCTTGGCCAAGTCCCCGGCCGACATGAAAGGCAATCAGCGCGTCGCCACCGGCACCGGCGCCGCTGCTGCATCGGGAGGCGCCGCTGGGGGCGGCGGCGCATCTTACGGGCAATCGCTGGCAGACGATTCGCAACCGGCGCAGAGCGTGTCCAACTTGTATGACGAAGCCAGCGGCTTCTTCGGCGGCGGCAAGTTCAGCTTTGAAACCGGGGTGACTTACGCCCGCTACGACACTCGCCAACTTATCCTTAACGGTTTCCTGGCGCTGGATTCGATCTTCCTGGGCAACATTAACCTCGACCGCATCAAGGCTGACACCTGGACACTTGACCTCACCGGTCGCTACAACTTCAACAACCGTTGGCAGTTCGACATCAACGCGCCAGTGGTTTACCGCGAGTCGACTTACCAGTCCGGTGGCGCCAACGAAGGTGCCGCCGGGGTTACCAGCGAAGAGACGGTGACCAAGGATCCGACCCTGGGCGACGTCAACTTCGGGGTGGCCTACAAGTTCCTCGACGAATCGGTCAACACGCCGGACGCCGTGGTTACCTTGCGGGTCAAGGCACCGACCGGCAAAGAGCCGTTCGGGATCAAGCTGCGCCAGGCGCAAAGCAATACCAACTTGTTTGTGCCCGACGACTTGCCGACCGGTAACGGCGTCTGGTCGATTACCCCGGGCATCTCGCTGGTTAAAACCTTCGACCCGGCAGTGCTGTTCGGCACCCTCTCCTATACGCATAACCTCGAGGAGTCGTTCGACGACATCAGTTCCACGGTCAATCAGAAAACACCGGGCAAAGTGCGGATTGGTGACAGCTTCCAGATCGGCGCCGGCGTCGCGTTTGCCTTGAACGAGAAGATGAGTATGTCGTTTTCGGTGTCTGACCTGATCCAGAAGAAAAGCAAACTCAAGCAGGACGGCGGCGACTGGCAATCGGTGGTCTCCAGCGATGCCAACGCCGGTTACTTCAACGTCGGCATGACCATTGCGGCGACCGACAACTTGACGATCGTGCCTAACTTGTCGATCGGCATGACCGACGATGCGCCCGACTTTCAGTTCAGCCTGAAGTTTCCGTACTACTTCTAA
- the zwf gene encoding glucose-6-phosphate dehydrogenase, producing MTHTIRNKSKAEPAPPTTLFLFGAHGDLVKRLLMPALYNLSRDGLLGDGLRIIGVDHNAISDEAFAQKLEDFIRTEAASKVGKGDQLLDPALWAKLAKGISYVQGDFLDDSTYQALAAKIAASGTGNAVFYLATAPRFFSEVVNRLGSAGLLIETPDAFRRVVIEKPFGSDLHTAEALNACLLKVMSEKQIYRIDHYLGKETVQNILVSRFSNSLFEAFWNNHYIDHVQITAAETVGVETRGSFYEHTGALRDMVPNHLFQLLAMVAMEPPAAFGADAVRGEKAKVVGAIRPWSVEEARANSVRGQYAAGQVDGKPLTGYREENNVAPDSSTETYVALKVMIDNWRWVGVPFYLRTGKRMSVRDTEIVICFKPAPYAQFRDTEVDELQPTYLRIQIQPNEGMWFDLLAKRPGPALKMANIELGFAYKDFFEMQPSTGYETLIYDCLTGDQTLFQRADNIENGWRAVQPFLDAWQQDARVETYAAGEDGPQAAEDLLTRDGRVWHSLG from the coding sequence ATGACCCATACGATCCGCAATAAATCCAAAGCAGAACCCGCACCACCGACCACGCTGTTCCTGTTCGGTGCCCATGGTGACCTGGTCAAGCGCTTGCTGATGCCGGCGCTGTACAACCTGAGCCGCGACGGCCTGCTTGGCGATGGATTGCGGATCATCGGCGTTGACCACAACGCCATCAGCGATGAAGCCTTCGCGCAAAAACTCGAAGACTTCATCCGCACCGAAGCGGCGAGCAAAGTCGGCAAGGGCGATCAGCTGCTTGATCCGGCCTTGTGGGCCAAGCTTGCAAAAGGCATCAGCTACGTCCAGGGCGACTTCCTGGACGACAGCACTTATCAAGCCCTGGCGGCGAAAATCGCCGCCAGCGGCACCGGCAATGCGGTGTTCTATCTGGCCACCGCGCCACGTTTCTTCAGCGAGGTGGTGAACCGCCTCGGCAGCGCCGGTTTGCTGATTGAAACCCCGGATGCGTTCAGAAGGGTGGTGATCGAAAAACCGTTCGGCTCCGACCTGCACACCGCCGAAGCGTTGAACGCCTGCCTGCTCAAGGTCATGTCGGAAAAGCAGATCTACCGGATCGACCACTATCTGGGCAAGGAAACCGTGCAGAACATTCTGGTCAGCCGGTTCTCCAACAGCCTGTTCGAAGCCTTCTGGAACAACCATTACATCGACCACGTGCAAATCACCGCGGCGGAAACCGTCGGCGTTGAAACCCGTGGCAGTTTCTACGAGCACACCGGCGCATTGCGCGACATGGTGCCCAATCACTTGTTCCAACTGCTAGCGATGGTCGCCATGGAACCGCCGGCCGCGTTCGGCGCCGATGCGGTGCGTGGCGAGAAGGCCAAAGTGGTGGGCGCGATCCGTCCCTGGTCCGTCGAAGAAGCACGGGCCAACTCGGTGCGCGGGCAATACGCTGCCGGCCAAGTCGATGGCAAACCGCTGACCGGTTACCGCGAGGAAAACAACGTCGCCCCCGACAGCAGCACTGAAACCTACGTCGCGCTGAAAGTGATGATCGACAACTGGCGTTGGGTCGGCGTGCCGTTCTATCTGCGCACCGGCAAGCGCATGAGCGTGCGCGACACCGAAATCGTCATCTGCTTCAAACCGGCGCCGTACGCACAGTTCCGCGACACCGAAGTCGATGAGTTGCAGCCGACTTACCTGCGCATCCAGATCCAGCCGAACGAGGGCATGTGGTTCGACCTGCTGGCCAAGCGGCCAGGGCCGGCGTTGAAAATGGCCAACATCGAGCTGGGTTTCGCCTACAAGGATTTCTTCGAAATGCAGCCGTCCACCGGCTACGAGACGCTGATCTACGACTGCCTGACCGGCGACCAGACGCTGTTCCAGCGCGCCGACAACATCGAGAACGGCTGGCGCGCCGTACAACCGTTCCTCGACGCCTGGCAGCAGGACGCGCGCGTTGAAACCTACGCCGCCGGCGAGGACGGCCCACAAGCCGCCGAAGACCTGCTGACCCGCGACGGTCGCGTGTGGCATAGCCTCGGATGA
- a CDS encoding C39 family peptidase: MRRTALFALICLSGLTQAAQMPIAALPGGNLVYKQVQSVRERKFSDIVEQKTDFSCGAAALATVLRQAYWLDVDEEHIIKGMLVNADQNLVRTQGFSMLDMKRYIESIGMRARGYKIPPEKLDAVTIPVVVLMEVRGYKHFVVMQRADKKHVYIGDPVLGHKRYSHDDFVKGWNGIVFAIVGPGYDKANALRDPPAPLTAKNKMDNFNPVKDAELMDFGFIQSDFF; the protein is encoded by the coding sequence ATGCGTAGAACGGCCCTGTTCGCACTTATCTGCCTGTCTGGCCTGACCCAGGCCGCTCAGATGCCGATTGCCGCCCTGCCTGGCGGCAACCTCGTCTACAAGCAGGTACAGAGTGTGCGTGAGCGCAAGTTCAGCGACATCGTCGAACAGAAAACCGACTTCAGTTGTGGCGCTGCCGCACTGGCGACGGTGTTACGCCAGGCTTATTGGCTGGACGTCGATGAGGAGCACATCATCAAAGGCATGTTGGTCAACGCTGACCAGAACCTTGTACGTACTCAAGGTTTTTCCATGCTGGACATGAAGCGCTACATAGAAAGCATCGGCATGCGCGCCCGTGGCTACAAGATCCCGCCGGAGAAACTCGACGCTGTAACGATCCCGGTGGTGGTACTGATGGAAGTTCGCGGCTACAAGCACTTCGTGGTGATGCAGCGTGCCGACAAGAAACACGTTTATATCGGCGACCCGGTGTTGGGTCACAAGCGCTACTCCCATGACGACTTTGTCAAAGGTTGGAACGGCATCGTCTTCGCCATCGTCGGCCCCGGTTACGACAAAGCCAATGCTTTGCGTGACCCACCCGCGCCGCTGACCGCGAAGAACAAGATGGATAACTTCAACCCGGTCAAAGATGCTGAACTGATGGATTTTGGTTTCATACAGAGCGACTTCTTTTAA
- a CDS encoding DUF6026 family protein → MDTIVTARPPQTLYVTIRRDELRQLKDERDALKNQVVQLRQLLQQQAQLAGHAMPALNA, encoded by the coding sequence ATGGACACAATCGTTACCGCACGTCCCCCACAAACTCTCTACGTCACGATCCGTCGTGATGAACTGCGCCAATTGAAAGACGAGCGCGACGCCTTGAAAAACCAGGTGGTGCAGCTACGGCAATTGTTGCAACAGCAGGCACAGTTGGCCGGGCACGCCATGCCCGCGTTGAACGCCTGA
- a CDS encoding phosphoethanolamine transferase CptA has protein sequence MAVFKRSKTSATGFDWAGFLWLFVFFWYFSGITQLLIQLTGTSGFTGFRQAFVMSAVWLAPMLLFPKRTRLLSALIGVVLWACSMASLGYFFIYQQEFSQSVIFIMFESNISEAGEYMTQYFAWWMVAAFLAHTLFAYFLWTRLRPVYLPRGQALVAATAIIIAVVGYPLIKQTARTGSLAGGFEKFETRIEPAVPWQMAVAYHRYLDTLAGMQDMLHSASKIAPLKNLQSADADKPQTLVLVIGESTNRQRMSLYGYDRQTTPELDKLKDQLAIFNNVITPRPYTIEALQQVLTFADEENPDLYLSTPSLVSMMKQAGYKTFWITNQQTMTKRNTMLTTFSEQADEQVYLNNNRNQNAAQYDGDVIAPFNKALGDAAPRKLIVVHLLGTHMSYQYRYPPTFDKFKDRNGVPPGVHDDELPTYNSYDNAVLYNDFVVSSLIKDYAKSDPNGFLLYLSDHGEDVFDSPGHKTLGRNENKPTAPMYTIPFMAWASPKWRESHDWNFAADLSRPYSSSHLIHTWADLAGLSFDELDRSKSLVSDSFTPRPLMIGNPYESKQRPLIDFSLIKPKNPVLPEPTVVKQ, from the coding sequence ATGGCAGTGTTCAAACGCAGCAAAACGTCTGCGACAGGATTTGATTGGGCCGGATTTCTCTGGCTGTTCGTGTTCTTCTGGTACTTCTCGGGTATTACCCAACTGCTGATCCAGCTGACTGGCACCTCCGGTTTCACCGGGTTCCGCCAGGCTTTCGTGATGAGTGCCGTGTGGCTCGCGCCGATGTTGCTGTTCCCCAAGCGCACGCGCCTGTTGTCGGCGCTGATCGGCGTTGTGTTGTGGGCCTGCTCGATGGCCAGCCTGGGCTACTTCTTCATCTATCAGCAGGAGTTTTCCCAGAGCGTCATCTTCATCATGTTCGAGTCGAACATCTCTGAAGCTGGCGAGTACATGACTCAATACTTTGCCTGGTGGATGGTTGCGGCGTTCCTCGCCCATACCCTGTTCGCCTACTTCCTGTGGACCCGCTTGCGCCCGGTGTACCTGCCGCGCGGTCAGGCGCTGGTCGCCGCCACCGCGATCATCATCGCCGTGGTCGGTTACCCGCTGATCAAGCAAACCGCGCGCACCGGCAGCCTCGCCGGCGGTTTCGAGAAATTCGAAACACGCATCGAGCCGGCCGTGCCATGGCAGATGGCCGTGGCCTATCACCGTTACCTCGACACCCTGGCCGGCATGCAGGACATGCTGCACAGCGCGAGCAAGATCGCGCCGCTGAAAAACCTCCAGAGTGCCGATGCCGACAAGCCGCAGACGCTGGTGCTGGTCATCGGCGAGTCGACCAACCGTCAGCGCATGAGCCTCTACGGTTACGACCGCCAAACCACCCCGGAACTGGACAAGCTCAAGGATCAACTGGCGATCTTCAACAACGTCATCACCCCGCGCCCCTACACCATCGAGGCGCTGCAACAGGTGTTGACCTTCGCCGACGAAGAGAACCCGGACCTGTACCTGTCGACGCCGTCGCTGGTCAGCATGATGAAACAGGCCGGCTACAAAACCTTCTGGATCACCAACCAGCAGACCATGACCAAGCGCAACACCATGCTCACCACGTTCTCCGAACAGGCTGACGAGCAGGTGTACCTGAACAACAACCGCAACCAGAACGCCGCGCAATACGATGGCGATGTGATTGCGCCGTTCAACAAGGCCTTGGGTGACGCGGCGCCGCGCAAGCTGATCGTCGTGCATTTGCTCGGTACGCACATGAGCTACCAGTACCGTTATCCGCCAACCTTCGACAAGTTCAAGGACCGCAACGGCGTGCCACCCGGCGTGCATGACGACGAATTGCCAACCTACAACAGCTACGACAACGCGGTGCTGTACAACGACTTCGTGGTGTCGAGCCTGATCAAGGATTACGCCAAGTCCGATCCGAACGGCTTCCTGTTGTACCTCTCCGACCACGGCGAAGACGTTTTCGACTCCCCGGGCCACAAGACCCTCGGGCGTAACGAAAACAAGCCGACGGCGCCGATGTACACCATTCCGTTCATGGCATGGGCCTCGCCGAAATGGCGCGAAAGTCACGACTGGAATTTTGCCGCCGACCTGAGCCGCCCTTACAGCAGCTCGCACTTGATCCACACCTGGGCCGACCTGGCCGGGCTGAGTTTCGACGAACTGGATCGCAGCAAAAGCCTGGTCAGCGACAGCTTCACCCCGCGCCCGCTGATGATCGGCAACCCGTACGAAAGCAAACAGCGCCCGCTGATCGACTTCAGCCTGATCAAACCGAAAAACCCCGTGCTCCCCGAGCCAACGGTGGTCAAGCAATAA
- a CDS encoding NHL repeat-containing protein, which produces MLTQTVIARPTVVNEAGHLDHSFAANGKAQVYFAGSLSSMANGVAIDARGRLLVAAKVGTSGGSRFGLARLLDDGSADLTFGNLGSLVGQFALGSEAMASNVHILPCGSILLSGLHYENAHRSLPALALFDAHGQPVREFGDNGRLVVRLPGNLSLGMRDDWLPPGVPGAEACAVDVQDDGRILLLANHHFELADHVGLLIRLNADGSLDDQFNGRGFVVVRHLLMNTWLGSLTVQRDGRILAGGSINFPEEGLLARYHADGRLDDSFAVDGFMTFKSRERGAQISQIIQHDNGDLHCFGSGRDPMHCLSLKLHSNGRPDHHCNEGQAQHLEIGHSGSQWTAAQAQADGRVVAVGATIGGVEADFILARYLPSGLLDRSFATGMGWVRTRLGRSLDTATSLAVQADGRIVVGGYSLDGRYRAVVARYFG; this is translated from the coding sequence ATGCTCACCCAAACTGTTATTGCCCGCCCCACCGTCGTTAATGAAGCCGGACACCTTGATCACAGTTTCGCCGCCAATGGCAAAGCGCAGGTGTATTTCGCCGGCAGTTTGTCGAGCATGGCCAACGGCGTCGCCATCGATGCGCGTGGCAGGTTACTGGTCGCGGCCAAAGTCGGCACCAGTGGCGGCAGTCGGTTTGGCCTGGCGCGGCTGCTGGACGATGGTTCGGCGGACCTGACCTTCGGCAATCTCGGCAGTCTGGTCGGCCAATTTGCCTTGGGCAGCGAGGCCATGGCCAGCAACGTGCACATCCTGCCCTGCGGCTCGATTCTGTTGTCCGGTTTGCACTACGAAAACGCGCACCGCAGCCTGCCGGCGCTGGCCCTGTTTGACGCCCATGGCCAACCGGTTCGCGAGTTTGGCGACAATGGCCGATTGGTCGTGCGCCTGCCCGGCAATCTGTCGCTGGGCATGCGTGACGACTGGTTGCCGCCAGGCGTTCCGGGCGCCGAAGCCTGTGCTGTCGACGTTCAAGACGATGGGCGAATCCTGCTGCTGGCCAATCATCATTTCGAACTTGCCGATCACGTCGGGCTGCTGATCCGCTTGAATGCCGACGGCAGCCTCGACGACCAATTCAACGGTCGTGGTTTTGTAGTGGTCAGGCATTTACTGATGAATACCTGGCTCGGCAGCCTGACGGTGCAGCGCGATGGGCGGATCCTCGCTGGCGGTTCGATCAATTTCCCCGAAGAAGGCTTGCTTGCGCGCTATCACGCCGACGGGCGACTGGATGACAGCTTCGCCGTCGATGGTTTCATGACCTTCAAATCTCGCGAGCGTGGCGCGCAAATCAGTCAAATCATTCAACACGACAATGGCGACTTGCACTGTTTCGGCAGCGGCCGGGACCCGATGCATTGCCTGTCGCTCAAGCTCCACAGCAACGGTCGCCCGGATCATCATTGCAACGAGGGCCAAGCGCAGCACCTGGAAATCGGCCACAGCGGCAGCCAATGGACCGCCGCGCAGGCGCAAGCGGATGGCCGCGTGGTGGCGGTGGGCGCGACGATTGGCGGCGTCGAAGCGGATTTTATCCTCGCGCGCTATTTGCCGAGCGGACTGCTGGATCGCAGCTTCGCCACGGGCATGGGCTGGGTGCGCACGCGTCTGGGGCGCAGCCTCGATACCGCCACCTCGCTCGCTGTGCAGGCGGACGGGCGAATCGTCGTCGGTGGCTATTCGCTGGACGGCCGTTATCGCGCGGTGGTCGCCCGCTATTTCGGCTGA
- a CDS encoding HAD family hydrolase — protein sequence MSDDVKHPIRFLLSDMDGTLLLPDHSLSQRTIEAVRALREAGVLFSLATGRPPKAMLQQIEALGVDLPTAAFNGGTIVKPDGTLLVAHYLPVTAALTALALFADRPDIEIWVFSGGDWLLKDPHGPMVPREQSGLGYPPVVVESFEPYLQKIDKIVATSNNAQLLIELEALLLPKVDGQAQVSRSQPIYLDVTAMQANKGDALATLADYLGVPLEQTAAMGDGGNDPAMFHRAGLSIAMGQAEETVKRQADVVTGANTEDGAAQAIERYILPRT from the coding sequence ATGAGTGACGACGTGAAACATCCCATCCGTTTTCTGCTCAGCGACATGGACGGCACGTTGCTGCTGCCCGATCACAGCCTCAGCCAGCGCACCATCGAAGCGGTCCGCGCCTTGCGTGAGGCCGGCGTGCTGTTCAGCCTGGCCACCGGCCGTCCGCCCAAAGCCATGTTGCAGCAGATCGAAGCCCTGGGCGTCGACCTGCCGACCGCCGCGTTCAATGGCGGGACCATCGTCAAACCCGACGGCACGTTGCTGGTCGCGCATTATTTGCCGGTGACTGCCGCGCTGACTGCACTGGCACTGTTTGCTGATCGCCCGGACATCGAAATCTGGGTGTTCAGCGGCGGCGACTGGCTGCTCAAAGACCCGCACGGCCCGATGGTCCCGCGCGAACAGAGCGGCTTGGGTTATCCGCCAGTAGTGGTCGAGAGCTTTGAGCCGTATCTGCAGAAGATCGACAAGATCGTCGCCACCAGCAACAACGCGCAGTTGTTGATCGAACTGGAAGCGCTGCTGCTGCCGAAAGTCGACGGGCAGGCGCAGGTGTCGCGTTCGCAGCCGATTTATCTGGACGTGACGGCGATGCAAGCCAACAAGGGTGATGCGCTGGCGACCTTGGCCGACTACCTCGGCGTGCCGCTGGAGCAAACGGCGGCGATGGGTGATGGCGGCAACGACCCGGCGATGTTTCATCGTGCCGGGTTGTCGATTGCCATGGGCCAGGCTGAAGAAACGGTCAAACGCCAGGCCGACGTCGTCACCGGCGCCAACACCGAGGACGGCGCCGCGCAAGCAATCGAGCGCTATATCCTGCCCCGCACGTAA
- the gnd gene encoding phosphogluconate dehydrogenase (NAD(+)-dependent, decarboxylating): MQLGIIGLGRMGGNIARRLMLNGHTTVVYDRNTAFVENLAKEGSTGVADLPALVAGLAKPRAIWVMLPAGAPTEDTIDTLSNLLEAGDTIIDGGNTYYKDDIRRAKTLADKGLHYIDVGTSGGVWGLERGYCMMIGGDAETVTRLDPLFESLAPGLGDIPRTKDRKSDDDRAERGYIHAGPAGSGHFVKMIHNGIEYGMMQAFAEGFDILKTKSSTHLPEDQRFDLNVGDIAEVWRRGSVVSSWLLDLTADALATDPKLDGYSGEVADSGEGRWTIEAAMEQAVPVPVLSNSLFSRYRSRGQGTFGDKILSAQRFGFGGHVETPKK; this comes from the coding sequence ATGCAACTCGGGATTATTGGACTGGGCCGCATGGGCGGTAACATTGCGCGGCGCCTGATGCTCAATGGGCATACCACCGTTGTTTACGACCGCAATACCGCCTTCGTCGAAAACCTCGCCAAAGAGGGTTCCACCGGCGTCGCCGACCTGCCTGCACTGGTCGCCGGCCTGGCCAAGCCACGAGCCATCTGGGTCATGCTGCCGGCCGGTGCACCGACCGAAGACACCATCGACACCCTGAGCAACCTGCTCGAGGCGGGCGACACCATCATCGATGGCGGCAACACCTACTATAAGGACGACATTCGCCGGGCTAAAACCCTCGCGGACAAAGGCCTGCACTACATCGACGTCGGCACCTCCGGCGGCGTCTGGGGCCTGGAGCGCGGCTACTGCATGATGATCGGCGGCGACGCCGAGACCGTCACGCGCCTCGATCCATTGTTCGAAAGCCTGGCGCCGGGCCTGGGTGATATCCCGCGCACCAAGGACCGCAAGTCCGATGACGACCGTGCCGAGCGTGGCTACATCCACGCCGGCCCAGCCGGTTCGGGTCACTTCGTGAAGATGATCCACAACGGCATCGAGTACGGCATGATGCAGGCCTTCGCCGAAGGCTTCGACATTCTCAAGACCAAATCCAGCACTCATCTGCCGGAAGACCAGCGCTTCGACCTCAACGTCGGCGACATCGCCGAAGTCTGGCGCCGTGGCAGCGTGGTCTCCTCGTGGCTCCTCGACCTGACGGCCGACGCCTTGGCCACCGATCCCAAGCTCGACGGCTATTCCGGCGAAGTGGCCGACAGCGGTGAAGGTCGCTGGACCATCGAAGCTGCGATGGAGCAAGCCGTGCCGGTACCGGTGCTGTCGAACTCGCTGTTCTCGCGCTACCGTTCGCGCGGTCAGGGCACCTTCGGCGACAAAATTCTCTCGGCCCAGCGCTTCGGCTTCGGCGGCCACGTGGAGACTCCGAAAAAATGA